Sequence from the Paraburkholderia acidiphila genome:
AAATCATGGGAGCCACACTTGCCGCCGCGCCCGCAACGCGGTGTTAGTGTGGGCTCACTTCAAAGCTCTAGCTTCGTCGGCTTACTTCGTGCCGACCGTCGTGAGCGGCTGCCACTTGCCGTTCACGACCTTGTAGACCGTCACGCCGCCGTACTTGAGGTCGCCGTACTGATCGTAGGCCAGTTCGTTCGTGGTCACGCCCTTCATGTTGGTCGTCTTGAGCGAGGCGAGATAGATGTGCGGATCGGTCGAGTTCGCCTTCTTCATGGCGGCGAACACGGCGCGAGTGCCGTCGTACGCGTACGGCGAATACAGTTCGACCGGCTTGTTGAAGCGCTTCGTGTAGTTTTCGACATAAACCTTGCCGCCCGGCATCTGGTCGAGCGGGCTGCCGCCCGACGAAGCGAGCGCGCCTTCCGCCGCCGGACCGGCGATCTTGACGAGTTCGTCCGAGTGCATCATGTCTGGGCCAATCAGCGTGGCCTTGATCGCGAGCGACTTCATCTGCTTGAGCATCGGCGCGGCCTGGGTGTCGGCGCCGCCGTAGAAGATCGCGTCGGCGTCCGCCGACTTGATGTGCGTGAGGATCGAGCGGAAGTCCACGGCCTTGTCGTTCGTGAACTCCTGCGCGACCACCGTGCCGCCCGCCGCCTTCACGGCCTTGGCGAATTCTTCTGCCACGCCTTGGCCGTAGGCTGTGCGGTCGTCGATCACGGCGAAACGCTTGAACTTCAGATCCTTCACGACGTACTCGCCGAGCACGCTGCCTTGCTGCGCGTCGGACGTCACGAGGCGGAACGTGGTGGGCAGGCCCTGACGCGTATAGGTGGGCGCGGTGGCCGTGGCGATTTCGGGAATGCCGGCCTTCGCGTAGATCGGCGCGGCGGGAATGCTGGTGCCCGAATTGAAGTGGCCGATCACGGCGGCAACGCCGTCGTCCACGAGCTTTTGCGCGACGGTCGTGCCGGTGCGCGGGTCGGCCTGGTCGTCGTAGGCGTCGAGCACGAAGCGCACCGGTTTGCCGCCGATGGTCGGGTTCGTGGCGTTCTCGTCGTCGATCGCCATTTGCACGCCGCTGCGGAAATCCGCGCCGTAATGGGCCTGACCCCCCGTGAGCGGAGCGGCGAAGCCGATCTTGACGTCGGTGGCCTGGGCGAGCGCGCCCGCGCTCCACAGGGCCGCCACGGCGGCAAGAACGACGGGCAGGCGCAGTTGCATGTTTCGGTTGCTTGGGTTCATCCTGGTTCTCTCCTCAGCGGTCTACGTTTTTCATGGGCGCAAGCGGGCCCGCACCGCGTTCGGAGCGCGCGGCGTGCCTTTTTACGCAGGGGTGAAGCGAAAGAAACCGGCCGCCAGATCGCGGTTTGCCGATCGAAAACGTTGCGCACGCAACGGCCTCGGGCCGACCCGGTGGATACGCTAAAATTGCTTGATTTTCAGATGCTTACAGAAACCTATACAGTCTCCATAGAAGGACACGGCACAGTGGGAATGGCTGGCGGATCCGTATTGCCAGTCTAAATATCCAGAAGATATTGGATTGTATCCAATTCTGGCGGGCAAAAATATTGACGACAACACTTTTTCGTCGGATGGCGTTCGTCCGTCCGGCGCCCACGAGCTCATGACGACAGTGCAGGCCAAGGAAGACCAGCGATCGCTGCCCCAGACGATCCGCGACCAGCTGCGCGACGAGATCCTGCGCGGCGTGCTGCCGCCCGGTGCGCAGCTGCGCCAGGAAAGTCTTGCGGAGCGCTTCGGCGCGAGCCGCATTCCCGTGCGCGAGGCACTGCGTCAGCTCGAGGCCGAAGGGCTCGTGAGCTACCAGCTCAATCGCGGCGCGGTGGTGATCGCCATGTCCACGCAGGAGATCTGCGAGCTGCTCGACATTCGCGCGGCGCTGGAGACCTATGCGGCGAAGCTGGCGGTGCCGAACATGGTGGCCGGCGACATCGACGTGATGAAGCGCATTCTCGCGGCGTACGACGCCGCTTCGTCACCCGCGGAGTGGGCCGAATGCAACCGCCAGTTCCATCTCGCGCTGTGCGCGCCCGCGAACAACACACGTCTGCGCAAGATGATCGAGGAGTACTGCCTGAGTACGACGAATCGATATCCGCATCTGCGCATGTCGCTCGATACGGAAAAGAACGAGGTGCAAAGCGATCACTACGCGATCGTCGATGCTTGCAAGCGGCGCGATGTCAATGAAGTGGTGGCGCTGATCGAGCGGCATATTCTCGATACCAAGCGCGAGGTGATGGCCGCCGCGCGGCTGGCGGGGCTGGATAGCTGAGCGGTTCTTTTCGCTGCAGTGGATACAAAACGGCGAGCGTCCCGTAAGGGACGCTCGCCGTTTTGTTTGAAACAAGCAGCGCGAGACGTAAAGCGCGCTTCGCTTACACCGCCATTTCCGGCGGCGCTTGCCGGAAGCAGCGCGTGATCCAGCCGAGGTACGCGAGGCCAAGCACGAACCAGATGATGCCGAGCACGATCGCGGTCTTTTCGAGGCTGCACAGCAGCCAGATATCGGTCACGGCGCCGATCAGCGGGAACACCAGACCGCCGAGGAACCCGAAGCCACGCGTGCCTGCCGCGCCGCTGAAGTACTGGCGGATCACGCACAGGTTCACCGAAGTGAACGCGAGGAACGCACCGAAGTTGATGAACGAGGTGGACGTGGCCACATCGAGCTTCAGCGCGATCAAGCCCACGACACCGGCAATCGCGATGTTGATCGCAGGCGTGCGGAAACGCGGGTGAATGTAGCCGAAAATCGACTTCGGCAGCACTTCATCGCGGCCCATTGCATA
This genomic interval carries:
- a CDS encoding branched-chain amino acid ABC transporter substrate-binding protein, which translates into the protein MQLRLPVVLAAVAALWSAGALAQATDVKIGFAAPLTGGQAHYGADFRSGVQMAIDDENATNPTIGGKPVRFVLDAYDDQADPRTGTTVAQKLVDDGVAAVIGHFNSGTSIPAAPIYAKAGIPEIATATAPTYTRQGLPTTFRLVTSDAQQGSVLGEYVVKDLKFKRFAVIDDRTAYGQGVAEEFAKAVKAAGGTVVAQEFTNDKAVDFRSILTHIKSADADAIFYGGADTQAAPMLKQMKSLAIKATLIGPDMMHSDELVKIAGPAAEGALASSGGSPLDQMPGGKVYVENYTKRFNKPVELYSPYAYDGTRAVFAAMKKANSTDPHIYLASLKTTNMKGVTTNELAYDQYGDLKYGGVTVYKVVNGKWQPLTTVGTK
- a CDS encoding GntR family transcriptional regulator, whose translation is MTTVQAKEDQRSLPQTIRDQLRDEILRGVLPPGAQLRQESLAERFGASRIPVREALRQLEAEGLVSYQLNRGAVVIAMSTQEICELLDIRAALETYAAKLAVPNMVAGDIDVMKRILAAYDAASSPAEWAECNRQFHLALCAPANNTRLRKMIEEYCLSTTNRYPHLRMSLDTEKNEVQSDHYAIVDACKRRDVNEVVALIERHILDTKREVMAAARLAGLDS